In Erpetoichthys calabaricus chromosome 11, fErpCal1.3, whole genome shotgun sequence, the DNA window ataaaatttacttcTAATCTTTTTTCAGTCAGATTTATGAATTCATTTGTGTAGATGCTAAAAATCAATGTAAAGTTGCAAAATATGTGTAAATACATATAACATTACATGATATTCTTGAAGGGACACATTTGTCCCAATGTGCTGCATGTGTCGATTAGATATACCGGTGTGATTCACTCATTCTACTTCAGATTCCGTTATGGCACGACACTTCCACATTGATGATGACGAAATTATCCAATATTTGAATGCTGATGACAGCGGGGATGAGACTATCTTGGTACTTGATACAGAAGATCAAGAATTTTTGGAAGGTGATGCTGATGAGATTGGAACAGATGTAATTATTGAACCACCAGTGAATGACAAAAATTCGGGAAGTGACAATGCTTCCGCAGTTACTTCTCCAGAACCTGCTGTTCCTGGTCCTTCTGGTCACCGTCCAAAGCGGATGAGGTCAGCTGTTGAAACAATGCCAGACACAAATAACTCCTCTCCATCTTCTGCTACAGGTGCTGCGCCTGAAGAACGTCCACCTATAACTTTCACATGGCGCAAGTCCTATAGACCTTTTCTGTTCAGAGACGACAAGAAACCACAGGCTTATGGACAAGTTAACATGGACAAAATCTCAGATTCAGAAACTTTGGATGCAATGCCAGCACCCCTGCATATATTTCAAGCAGCTGTGCAATTTGACAAGCTTGTCGAAGAAATACTGGTTCCAGAAAGTATCCGGTATATGCAACAGAAAGGAAACACTTTCTCCATTGAACCTGCCGAAATGAAGGCATTTATTGGTATGAATTTGGTCATGAGTTACCATGTTCTGCCATCATTACGGTCCTACTGGTCCACACAACCCGACATGGCGGTGCCATATATTGCTCAAGTTATGCCTTTGCAGCGATTCGAGGCTGTTCGAGCAGCTCTGCATTTTATTGATAACAATGGTTGGCATGATCCTGATGATAGAGCATGGAAAGTGCGCCCACTTATTGTTCATTTCAATGCAGCCTTTCAGGACATACTCAGCATAAGTGAGGAACAGTCCATAGATGAACATATGATCAAATTCAAAGGCCACAATATTATGCGCCAATATGTAAAAGGCAAACCAATAAAATGGGGCTTCAAAATGTGGTGCAGATATGATGCTCATACTGGATATTTATATCAATTTGAACCATATCTTGGCAAGAAAGCACAGCATGTGGAACATAATTTGGGAGAGTCAGTAATCTTGCACcttactgaatcattacccagaACAGGATGCCAAGtattttttgataatttcttCAACTCTCCGAATTTGCAGTACATCCTTGCAGAAAAGGACATACGAGCTTGTGGAACGGTTCGTGCGAATCGGAGAAATATGCCGAACTGCCTGCCAATtgataaaaacatgaaaagaggggacatttctgctgcttccagtcGTGGCATTGCCtgtgtgaaatggaaggacagcaGAAGTGTTGTGATGTTGAGCAACTTCATTTCGCCAATTCCTACTATCACTGTGAAGAGACGAGTAGCAGGATCAGCTAATAAAGTAGATGTCCGTTGCCCTTTGGTAATTCagaaatataatcaacatatggGTGGTGTTGATCTTATGGCTCAGACAAAGGTGACATATGAAGTTGACAGGAAAGCCAGAATAAAATATTACCTTCGCATCTTCTTTGATTTGGTTGACATTTCTGTGAATAATGCATATATAATTTATCTGAAGATCAATGAAATATACCATTTCCATGACACTCCGATGAAGCGGATTGAATTTCGGGCAGCATTGGCACGTTCACTGATATCTGATTTCTCCTGCAGACAGAGAAGTATTCCGACAAATATCCAAACACAAAGGCGTTCACAAATGGCAACAAACCCTCGCAAGCCAGAACATAccatgaaaaagacagaaaaacgcAAAAGATGTTATTACTgtgcacaaaagaaaattgaaaacagaACTGACAATGTATGTATAGTGTGTGATGTTCATTTATGTTATACATCTGACAGaaactgttttgttgattttcataacaaGTAATAACTGGAAGCATGACCTTGGCGCATATAGGGACAAATACGTcccatatttttttaatgacattaTGCATATGTCACTtctaaaaatggaataaatggaTTCTAATAGcttgtttgcatatatttttccacaaatt includes these proteins:
- the LOC127529716 gene encoding piggyBac transposable element-derived protein 2-like; the protein is MARHFHIDDDEIIQYLNADDSGDETILVLDTEDQEFLEGDADEIGTDVIIEPPVNDKNSGSDNASAVTSPEPAVPGPSGHRPKRMRSAVETMPDTNNSSPSSATGAAPEERPPITFTWRKSYRPFLFRDDKKPQAYGQVNMDKISDSETLDAMPAPLHIFQAAVQFDKLVEEILVPESIRYMQQKGNTFSIEPAEMKAFIGMNLVMSYHVLPSLRSYWSTQPDMAVPYIAQVMPLQRFEAVRAALHFIDNNGWHDPDDRAWKVRPLIVHFNAAFQDILSISEEQSIDEHMIKFKGHNIMRQYVKGKPIKWGFKMWCRYDAHTGYLYQFEPYLGKKAQHVEHNLGESVILHLTESLPRTGCQVFFDNFFNSPNLQYILAEKDIRACGTVRANRRNMPNCLPIDKNMKRGDISAASSRGIACVKWKDSRSVVMLSNFISPIPTITVKRRVAGSANKVDVRCPLVIQKYNQHMGGVDLMAQTKVTYEVDRKARIKYYLRIFFDLVDISVNNAYIIYLKINEIYHFHDTPMKRIEFRAALARSLISDFSCRQRSIPTNIQTQRRSQMATNPRKPEHTMKKTEKRKRCYYCAQKKIENRTDNVCIVCDVHLCYTSDRNCFVDFHNK